The genomic region GGTGGAGGATGTCGATGTGGGTCCCCAGCAGCGTTCTCGCCCGCTCGTAGGCGGCGATGACGATCCCGTGAACCTCCTGGTCGATGTCCCGCGAGGTCGCTTCGCTGTAGTCCTGGTGCCGGGTGATGTCGCGTCCGAGAAAGATCGATTCCTGCTTCTGGCCGAACGTCACCGGCCCGAGTTTGTCGCTCATCCCCCATTCGCAGACCATCTTCCGGGCGAGCGCCGTCGCCCGTTCGATGTCGTTCCCCGCGCCGGTGGTCAGCTCCCCGTAGACCAGCTCTTCGGCCACGCGCCCACCCATCAGGATCGTGATGTTGTTCTTCAGATAGACCTGGGAGTAGGTGTGCCGCTCGTCGATCGGCAGCTGCTGGGTGATGCCGAGCGCCATCCCGCGGGGGATGATGCTGACCTTGTGGATCGGGTCCGCGCCCGGGGTGAGCGTGGCGACGATCGCGTGCCCCGCCTCGTGATAGGCGGTGGATTTCTTCTCGTCGTCGCTGATGATCATCGATCGCCGCTCGCGCCCCATCATCACCTTGTCCTTGGCCATCTCGAAGCAATCCATCGTCACCGCGGCGAGGTTGATCCCCGCCGCGTGGATCGCCGCCTCGTTGGCCAGGTTCGCGAGATCGGCGCCGGTGAACCCGGGCGTCCCCTTGGCCAGCACGTCGAGCTTCACGTCCGGGTCGAGCGGGATCTTCCGCGTGTGCACACCGAGGATCTGCTCCCGCCCCTTGACGTCCGGCTTGGGGACGATCACCTGCCGGTCGAACCGTCCGGGCCGCATCAGCGCCGGGTCGAGGACGTCGGGCCGGTTCGTCGCCGCGATGAGGATGAGCCCCTCGTTCGACTCGAACCCGTCCATCTCGACCAGGAGCTGGTTGAGGGTCTGCTCCCGCTCGTCGTGTCCGCCGCCCAGGCCCGCGCCGCGATGCCGTCCGACCGCGTCGATCTCGTCGATGAAGATGATGCACGGGGCGGATTTCTTCCCCTGGATGAAGAGGTCTCGCACCCGCGCCGCGCCCACGCCGACGAACATCTCGACGAAGTCGGAGCCGCTGATCGAGAAGAACGGGACGCCCGCCTCCCCCGCGATCGCCCGCGCGAGGAGCGTT from Deltaproteobacteria bacterium CG2_30_66_27 harbors:
- a CDS encoding cell division protein FtsH; translation: MNQFYRNLAIWMLIALGMVFLFNTFNTKKVEFEEVSFSTFSRDVDDGKVKEVTIKGQEITGKYADNAGKEKKAFHTYAPDDPDLVKNLRGKNVQITARPLDDNPWYMTLLVSWLPMLLLIGVWIFFMRQMQAGGGKAMSFGKSRAKLLTETTNKVTFADVAGIEEAKEELQEIIAFLKDPKRFTKLGGRIPKGVLLVGAPGTGKTLLARAIAGEAGVPFFSISGSDFVEMFVGVGAARVRDLFIQGKKSAPCIIFIDEIDAVGRHRGAGLGGGHDEREQTLNQLLVEMDGFESNEGLILIAATNRPDVLDPALMRPGRFDRQVIVPKPDVKGREQILGVHTRKIPLDPDVKLDVLAKGTPGFTGADLANLANEAAIHAAGINLAAVTMDCFEMAKDKVMMGRERRSMIISDDEKKSTAYHEAGHAIVATLTPGADPIHKVSIIPRGMALGITQQLPIDERHTYSQVYLKNNITILMGGRVAEELVYGELTTGAGNDIERATALARKMVCEWGMSDKLGPVTFGQKQESIFLGRDITRHQDYSEATSRDIDQEVHGIVIAAYERARTLLGTHIDILHRVAKTLLEKEVVDGAEIQRIIGGGNLPEGPADAPAPAGAPA